In Ammospiza nelsoni isolate bAmmNel1 chromosome 22, bAmmNel1.pri, whole genome shotgun sequence, a single window of DNA contains:
- the LOC132083093 gene encoding probable glutamate receptor, translating into MDKSLHITICVLTALLLLRESSQAGAGRNDDAMSKGTDPRGTGEGLPTLTVTTILEDPYVMVRGAELEGYCMELLAALAGMLRFQYRVRVVGDGQYGAVAAGGNWSGMIGEILRREADIAVAPLTVTSAREEVVSFTTPFLQTGIGILLRKDTASQDMSFFHFLSPFSKETWTALLFAYLLTCFCLFLVARLSPCEWNEPKNEENHFTFLNSLWFGAGALALQGATPRPQALSVRVIAVVWWLFTLALLAAYIANFTALLSSGSEQLPIQTFEDLVKQRNLEFGTLEGSSTFYYFKNSKNPIHQMIYEYMEKRREHVLVKTYQEAVQRVMDSNYAFIGESISQDLAAARHCNLIRAPEVIGARGFGIATTQASPWTKPLSIAVLKLRESGDLDYLRNKWWESSCLRQSRERWGPLEPPALGGLFLTLGIGLALGILAALAELSSSSRRAAAHAKKSCCSVFTEEICTRLRIKGAARQSQDTPGKANA; encoded by the exons ATGGATAAATCACTTCACATCACAAtctgtgtgctcacagccctgctgctcctgagggaATCAAGCCAGGCAG gagctgggaggaatGATGATGCTATGAGTAAG GGCACGGACCCTCGGGGAACAGGAGAGGGACTTCCAACCCTGACTGTCACAACCATCCTG GAGGATCCCTACGTGATGGTgcggggagcagagctggaggggtACTGCATGGAGCTGCTGGCGGCCCTGGCGGGGATGCTGCGCTTCCAGTACCGGGTCAGGGTGGTGGGCGACGGCCAGTACGGGGCCGTGGCGGCCGGGGGCAACTGGAGCGGCATGATCGGCGAGATCCTCCGCAGG GAAGCTGACATTGCAGTGGCTCCCCTGACTGTCACCtcagccagggaggaggtggtgTCCTTCACCACCCCCTTCCTGCAGACCGGCATCGGGATCCTGCTCCGCAAGGACACGGCCTCCCAGGACATGTCCTTCTTCCACTTCCTGTCCCCTTTCAGCAAGGAGACCTGGACAGCTCTTTTGTTTGCTTACTTGCTCACCTGCTTCTGCCTCTTCCTTGTTGCCAG ACTGAGCCCCTGTGAGTGGAACGAGCCAAAGAATGAAGAGAACCACTTCACCTTCCTGAACAGTCTCTGGTTTGGAGCAGGAGCACTGGCCCTGCAGG GTGCCacccccaggccccaggcacTGTCGGTGAGGGTCATTGCTGTGGTCTGGTGGCTCTTcaccctggccctgctggccgcCTACATCGCCAACTTCACGGCCCTGCTGAGCTCCGGCAGCGAGCAGCTCCCCATCCAGACCTTCGAGGACCTGGTCAAGCAGAGGAACCTGGAGTTTGGGACCTTGGAGGGCTCCTCCACCTTCTACTACTTCAAG AACTCCAAGAACCCCATCCACCAGATGATCTACGAGTACatggagaagaggagggagcACGTGCTGGTCAAGACCTACCAGGAGGCCGTGCAGCGCGTGATGGACTCCAACTACGCCTTCATCGGCGAGTCCATCTCGCAGGACCTGGCGGCCGCGCGCCACTGCAACCTCATCAGGGCCCCCGAGGTCATCGGGGCCCGTGGCTTTGGCATTGCCACCACCCAGG CATCCCCCTGGACCAAGCCCCTGTCCATCGCCGTGCTCAAGCTGCGCGAGTCGGGCGACCTGGACTACCTGAGGAACAAATGGTGGGAGAGCAGCTGCCTGCGCCAGAGCCGGGAGCGCTGGGGGCCCCTGGAGCCGCCGGCCCTGGGGGGGCTCTTCCTCACGCTCGGCATCGGCCTCGCCCTCGGCATCCTCGCCGCCCTGGCCgagctctccagcagcagccgccgCGCGGCCGCGCACGCCAAG aaatCTTGTTGCTCTGTTTTCACAGAAGAAATCTGCACTCGTCTACGCATAAAAGGAGCTGCCAGACAAAGCCAGGACACGCCAGGGAAGGCAAATGCTTGA